In Helianthus annuus cultivar XRQ/B chromosome 9, HanXRQr2.0-SUNRISE, whole genome shotgun sequence, the following are encoded in one genomic region:
- the LOC110875704 gene encoding uncharacterized protein LOC110875704 produces the protein MMSERPLGGLPSNTEPNPRGHVNAIMTRSGKTTGPTISDPPPITEKVLTDTPDEVQDRLRLASTAQVHEPVKDYTPPVPYPGRLKKQKSEEQYGKFLEMFKQLHINIPFVEALAQMPKYAKFLKDIPSNKQKLEDMSCVVMNESFSAILQNRLPTKMGDPGSFTLPCLIGNMSVSHALADLGASINLMPYKVFTKFDLGEPSPTRMSIRLADCSIKYPRGFFENMLVKIDKFVFPVDFVILDMDEDSRVPLILGRPFLNIARTIVDVAAGQITLRVNDEHVTFDIKRSMQHPQS, from the coding sequence ATGATGTCGGAGAGACCCCTAGGTGGTCTTCCGAGCAATACAGAGCCAAATCCGCGTGGGCATGTAAATGCGATTATGACCAGGAGTGGCAAGACTACAGGACCTACCATATCGGACCCACCACCGATCACTGAAAAGGTCCtgactgacacaccggacgaggtgcaagatAGGCTGCGCctagcaagtacagcacaagtccatGAGCcagtcaaagattacactcctccaGTACCATATCCGGGCCGGCTGAAGAAACAGAAGAGCgaagaacaatacggtaagttccttgaaatGTTTAAGCAACTGCATATAAacataccgtttgttgaagccttggcccagatgccgaAGTATGCAAAGTTCTTGAAGGACATCCCCTCGAATAAGCAGAAGCTCGAGGATATGTCCTGTGTTGTGATGAACGAAAGCTTCTCTGCCATTCTTCAAAATCGTCTACCCACaaaaatgggagatcctggtagtttCACGCTTCCTTGTTTGATAGGAAatatgtctgttagccatgcattggctgatTTGGGAGCGAGTATCAACCTTATGCCCTATAAGGTTTTTACAAAGTTTGATCTAGGTGAGCCGTCACCTACACGTATGAGCATTCGACTAGCAGATTGTTCTATCAAGTATCCACGTGGTTTTTTTGAGAATATGCTTGTTAAGATTGACAAGTTTGTGTTTCCAGTGGATTTTGTTATCCTGGATATGGATGAGGACTCTAGGGTGCCTTTGATTCTCGGACGTCCGTTCTTGAATATTGCTCGGACCATTGTAGATGTAGCTGCAGGGCAGATTACActccgagtgaatgatgagcaTGTGACCTTTGACATCAAGCGGTCAATGCAGCACCCGCAGAGTTAG
- the LOC110874343 gene encoding uncharacterized protein LOC110874343 produces the protein MENMKHQSGGSSFTETLFGPKDGRASSSGHFGSVFGPSSMGLGHTGSSNKQNFGNPKQSRTDCKTQKITETAEPSYYSSSIYYGGQDVYPQTSNNNCSQRPVHRGGGVEDPNGSSASRGNWWQGSLYY, from the exons ATGGAGAATATGAAGCACCAATCTGGAGGTTCTTCGTTTACTGAAACTCTGTTTGGTCCGAAGGACGGCCGCGCCTCCTCCTCTGGCCATTTTGGCTCTGTTTTTGGCCCTTCTTCCATG GGCCTAGGACACACAGGATCATCAAACAAGCAAAATTTTGGAAATCCCAAACAGTCAAGAACAG ATTGCAAAACACAGAAAATCACAGAAACCGCAGAACCAAGCTATTATAGTTCATCAATCTACTATGGTGGCCAGGATGTTTATCCTCAAACTAGTAACAACAATTGCTCGCAGCGCCCG GTTCATAGAGGTGGAGGTGTTGAAGATCCTAATGGAAGCAGTGCTTCAAGAGGAAATTGGTGGCAAG GATCCCTCTACTACTGA
- the LOC110875705 gene encoding uncharacterized protein LOC110875705 — MVGVPRHIAEHRLNVSEDAKPVVHAKRHLGDAKHDAMKEQVLELLNAGIIREVRYQTWVASPVMVKKPNGSWRMCVDYKDLNKACPRDCYALPDIDEKIDSLATFRWKCFLDCYKGYHQVQMAVQDEDKTAFRTPTGLYCYTKMPFGLKNADATYQRLMNETFTDAIGKYIEVYMDDLVIMSKEEGTMLVNIQKTFNTLRSVSIKLNPAKCSFGMEEGKFLGFIVTKDGFKVNPEKVQAIERMPSPSNIKDMQKLAGRLAALNRFLANHAAKSFPFIKTLRNCMKKSQFQWTPEAENAFRKMKDCLIKLPTLTAPNKGEPLVLYLSASDRAVGAVLLVDRQGVQTPVYYVSRTLTDPVTRYAIMEKLVLALIHASRRLRRYFANHVIHVLTNYNIGNILARPEISGRLAKWAIELGGHNVVFRPRPSIKGQVLADFMTEVPDDKDRECKAMEKAEKKQTEEPWLLYTDGASNEDGAGAGLRLVSPNKHEFTYAIRLDFKSTNNEAEYEAFLAGLRLAIKMGVRHIEAHMDSMLVAGQINGQYEAKGDIMALYLNQAKTLLQTFYSYKVHHINRSENKPADALSKLASTSFQHLAKDVRIEVLSNPSVPLREVSVIQTGTTSWMTPIIMYLQSGILQENKAGARNIQYKSEHYQMADGILYRKSYLGPLLRCVDADDANYLIREVHEGICGIHAGPRMVVAKVMNAGYYWPGMHLDAVKELRKCSGCQRHAPKTMRPKNELVPVTTAWPFQQWGIDMVGPFPEAPGAVKFIIVAVDYFTKWVEAKALASTTSAVVKRFIWEQIICRFGLPLRIITDNGTNFAADDLERWFKELNIEHTFSSVAHPQGNGQVEAVNKSIVDGIKARLEKPGKLAPKWEGPYIIDAVLGKGAYKLRTINDKEVPRT, encoded by the exons atggttggtgttccacggcaCATAGCAGAACACCGTCTGAATGTCTCAGAAGACGCAAAGCCGGTGGTGCATGCCAAACGCCACTTAGGCGATGCCAAACACGACGCCATGAAAGAACAAGTGTTAGAGTTGCTAAACGCAGGAATCATCAGAGAAGTCAGATACCAAACATGGGTAGCAAGTCCAGTAATGGTAAAGAAACCAAATGGCAGctggagaatgtgtgtcgactaCAAAGatctaaacaaggcatgtccTCGCGACTGCTACGCCTTACCAGACATAGACGAGAAAATCGATTCTTTGGCAACATTTCGGTGGAAATGCTTtctggattgctacaaagggtaccaccaggTTCAAATGGCCGTTCAAGATGAAgataaaaccgcattccgcacgccAACAGGGCTGTATTGCTACACCAAAATGCCCTTCGGCTTGAAGAATGCGGACGCAACATACCAAAGGTTAATGAACGAAACATTCACTGACGCCATTGGCAAGTACATAGAAGTTTACATGGATGACCTGGTGATTATGAGCAAAGAAGAAGGCACGATGCTGGTCAACATCCAAAAGACCTTCAACACGCTACGCAGCGTAAGTATCAAGCTGAACCCAGCAAAGTGCTCATTCGgaatggaagaaggaaagttctTAGGCTTCATCGTCACAAAAGATGGTTTTAAGGTAAATCCAGAAAAGGTCCAAGCCATAGAAAGGATGCCTTCACCGTCAAACATCAAAGACATGCAAAAATTAGCAGGACGATTAGCCGCACTCAATCGTTTCCTAGCTAATCACGCTGCAAAATCCTTCCCATTCATCAAGACCTTGCGCAATTGTATGAAAAAGAGCCAGTTCCAATGGACGCCGGAAGCAGAAAACGCTTTCCGCAAGATGAAAGATTGCCTCATCAAActgccaactctaaccgcaccaaacaaaggAGAACCCTTGGTACTTTATCTCTCAGCTTCCGATAGGGCAGTCGGGGCTGTACTGCTCGTCGATCGTCAAGGTGTCCAAACACCAGTTTACTATGTGTCGCGAACCTTGACCGATCCAGTAACTCGATATGCAATCATGGAGAAGCTAGTCCTTGCACTGATTCACGCTTCAAGACGGCTGCGCAGATATTTTGCCAATCACGTCATCCACGTGCTAACAAACTACAACATTGGAAATATCCTTGCAAGGCCAGAGATATCAGGAAGGCTAgccaaatgggcaatagagctgggAGGCCACAACGTGGTTTTCAGACCACGACCATCGATCAAAGGCCAGGTGTTAGCAGATTTTATGACGGAAGTCCCAGACGACAAAGACAGGGAATGTAAAGCGATGGAGAAAGCTGAGAAAAAACAAACAGAAGAACCATGGCTGTTGTACACAGATGGTGCATCTAACGAAGATGGAGCAGGCGCAGGGCTGAGGCTGGTAAGCCCTAACAAACACGAATTCACATACGCCATACGCCTGGATTTCAAGAGCACAAACAACGAAGCAGAGTACGAAGCTTTCCTGGCTGGCTTACGATTGGCGATCAAAATGGGGGTCCGACACATCGAAGCGCATATGGACTCCATGTTAGTAGCAGGCCAAATCAACGGCCAATACGAAGCCAAGGGCGATATAATGGCACTCTACCTCAACCAAGCGAAAACGTTGCTACAAACCTTCTATTCctacaaggtgcaccacataaaCCGAAGCGAAAACAAGCCAGCAGATGCACTAAGCAAGCTCGCATCAACAAGCTTCCAGCACCTAGCAAAGGATGTGCGCATAGAGGTTTTGAGCAACCCATCCGTTCCACTCAGAGAAGTAAGTGTCATCCAAACAGGAACAACGTCCTGGATGACGCCGATAATCATGTACTTGCAGTCTGGGATACTTCAAGAAAACAAAGCCGGGGCGCGAAATATCCAATACAAATCAGAACATTATCAGATGGCAGATGGGATTCTGTACCGAAAGTCGTATCTTGGCCCGCTACTGAGATGTGTTGACGCCGACGACGCAAATTACCTAATCcgggaagtgcatgaaggaatttGTGGTATCCATGCCGGGCCTCGAATGGTGGTGGCAAAAGTAATGAATgccggatactactggcccgggatgcatctCGATGCCGTGAAAGAATTGAGAAAATGCAGTGGCTGTCAGAGACATGCGCCCAAGACCATGCGCCCCAAAAATGAACTAGTACCAGTAACaaccgcatggccttttcaacaatggggcatagacatggtaggTCCTTTCCCAGAAGCACCAGGGGCAGTCAAATTCATAATAGtcgcggttgattacttcaccaaatgggtagaggcgaaggCGCTTGCATCAACCACATCGGCAGTCGTCAAACGGTTCATCTGGGAGCAAATCATATGCCGTTTCGGCTTACCCCTCAGAATCATCACCGACAATGGGACGAACTTCGCAGCAGACGACCTTgaacgatggttcaaagaactGAACATCGAACACACCTTCTCTTCGGTTGCGCACCCACAAGGGAACGGTCAAGTTGAGGCAGTCAACAAAAGCATTGTCGATGGCATAAAGGCAAGGCTTG AGAAGCCCGGaaaactggctcccaaatgggaaggcccgtatATAATTGATGCAGTACTCGGCAAGGGAGCCTACAAACTACGCACCATCaacgacaaagaggttccacgaacctgA